The following nucleotide sequence is from Psilocybe cubensis strain MGC-MH-2018 chromosome 13, whole genome shotgun sequence.
CTCGCGAGGTACGCTTCGGTGGTGACTGGTGACGTGCGACACGACCGTCTGAGGCAGGTTCTGCGCATTGCAGAGACGGAGGAGGGCCCGCAGATTCTCCCGGTGTATAGCATTGCGAAACTCGTGCGGGGCGCCGAAGCGTGGAAGGCGCAGAGTGCGCCGGGCGGGGCGTCGTGGGCAAAGATGACCTTGGATGATCTTAACAATAACAATGATATTGGATGCGAAGAAGGCGAGCGGGCGAAGAAGAGGCCGAGAGAGCGCTGGGAGGTTGATGAGCCGGTAAATTCTGTTTCTTATTCGATTTGGTGCATGTGCGATAATAAAAATGCAATGCTGACTGTTTACATAGTGGCCTCCAGAGTCCATCTTCAGTCCACGCGCGTACCCGCGTCCATGGACACTCGAGCCTTTCAAGCAGCACCACTGGCACGCCGAATACGACCTCACAAGCTGGGTGAACGTGCCGACGCTCCAGAGCTACATCCCGCAGCACCTGCTCCCCGCAAAGCTCATCGTGCACGATCCCTGGGAGGTGCTCTCCGGCCTGCGCTGCACCGCAGAAGACCAGTACACCGCGCCGTTCACGCAGAAGAAGGACATCGTGCGCGTGTTCAAGCTCAGCCTCGACCGCCGCCCGCGGTACGACAGCGATAGGGAAGAGGAGCAGAAGGAGCTGGACAGGGAGGAAGCGCGCCGCACCGAGTTCCTCGCGTGTCCGAAGTCGGGGGTGCCGATGCCTGCGGGGATGTTCTATGAGCCCCGGCGGTGCGTGGAGGATGAGGGTGATGGGACTGGGCCTGCGAAGCCGCCGGTGTACGTTGTGTTCCCTGCGCGGCCACGGAAAGTCGCCCCAAAAGAGGCGCATTTGTATCTCGCGCCTTCTGAGAAGATGGGTTCGGGCCACCATTCGTATGTGTACCGCGCCGAGCTTGAGGTCCCGCGCTCGATGTTAGTTGAAGACGTTATCTGCGAGGACTGTGTGCGTGCAGACGTGAAACGCATTttagaggaggaggatgggatAGACGGGGAAAAAAGAGATCCGAAGTGGGATGATCAGACTGCTGGGAGGTATGTATTGAAGCTGAGGAAGTTGAGAGATGGGAAGAGGCGGAAGGTCATGTTCGGATCCGAGGAAGCCATGTGTGAATGGGATGATAAACACGATCGTGTAACGAAAGAACAATCCCAGCTCCCGGATGTTCATATCGAATACGAAGGCCCCTATCGCGCAGTGCAGACGAAGGTAGGCTATCAAAATCTTGAGCGGGCGCCGTATTGCGAGCACTTGCGAATGCGGAGCGAGAACATCCACCCACTAACCGCCAGAGTCTATGTTGCCGCAAAATTAGCTAGCAGGGACGACAGTGAAGACCATCTTCCGAAAGAGGCGTTGAACTACCAAGCATTCCCGAAACACTTTTTTGAGCATCGAACAGGGTACAATTTGTCTGAGTCGGAACACCCTTTTGTTTTTCCCCAAGCCCCTGTGCCGCCAGGTGCACTGGTACCACAGTTTTATGGGTACTACGAAGCGGATTGGAAGGACCAAAACAACAGAAACTCAAAGGGCGAGAGGGAGCATCTGAGTCCTATTTTATTGATGGAAGATTGTGGCCAGGCTATCGATCCAGACAAGATGTCCGTAGATGACCGGTGAGCCCATTGAACTTGACTTTGATTGGAGAGCACCGCTAGACAAAATTTGTTTTCTCTAGAAACGAGTGCATCTCGCTATTTCTTCGGATGCATGCAGCAGGATGGATCCACAACTCCCTCTACAGAAGAAATATTGTGCGGCAGCCCGGCCCATTAAGCGAGCATCCTGTGATCAGGAGAAGCCAAAGTTATCGCCAGGGCCGTGATGGGTATGGACTGCATTGGAGTTTCCGGCTCATTGACTTTGGGAGATCGGCGACTGAAAATGACAGCCATTACTATTACAGTAACTGGGAGGATGAGACGGAGAGGTTGATAAAATGGATTCAGCGTGGGGTGTTGACCTAGCGCTGCAGATTGTCAACGACAAACTGCGAATGGAAAGATACATGAGCATGTTTGTGGGACCGTTAGACGTAAACATAGACCAGCGATTTATTGAAGGATAGATATCAAGAGATTACACGCGGTGTGGCTCCAGTTTGTAGCAATAATCGCATCCTTTTTGATTTGTCCTTCAGAAGGACATGAGATCGGATAAACGGCTGGGATTAATTAGTCCTTTTTATCTAGCCTTGTTGAAAATAAAATACGCATCAATCCGTGTTTATAGGTTTGGATGATAGTAAATCTGTTTTAGTTTTGAGATAAGTAGGTGAGAAGGTGGTGCTGATCAGGAGGTGTTATCTCGCCAGAAAGGGGATCAAGGCCAAACGCAGATTTTCTACGATGTTGAGCCGATGACAAGCGTGTCGCTGGTAGATGTTGACacagaaaaaaggaaaacaacCGAGATCAAATTCACTGGTAGGATCGTCAAATAGCACTCGGCATCGGGGTCCATGTGTTTCCTGTGAGAAGAACAGTTAACCACAAAAGCGTGTTGATCATAGTCAGACTTGTACATGTACAAGGTGCTAGGGGTAGATTGCTTTCGTATGAGCGTACGAAACTTGTACATTCTAGTGCTTAGTGTTGGTAGGCTTATGAACGCCACACCCAGAGATTTGGACATACCTAAGGTATAAGACCGTCACTTCGCGAACCAAGACTTCTTTTGGGCAAGACGTTTAATTCTAGGACCAGCAGCCATTAATTGATTGGTACATGCGGTCATGGGCGTCATGAACGTCTTCTAGAAAGACAATGAGGCAGGTTAGATATGAATAATTGGGGCAGAAGCTTAAACTCGAACATCTATGACACTCTCCAGGCATAATTCTAAAATTTCAGAGCTATTTTTCGTTCCCGTGAACCTCACTGTGGTATTTTGGTTCAGTGAACGTTATTCATGTCAGGGTTCTGCTGCGGACATCTGTTGTTATTTGAGTGACATCCTGTCTATACAAAATGAGTGGTGTGTTTGAAGATGGGCCAAGAGAATCACACGTTAAAAAAGAAACCCTCAGGCTTTGTAAAGCTTGAAGCAAATGTCAGAAGTAATTTATCAGATGGCGTAACCATGTGTCATTCCTGGAAAAGGCGTCTGGGTTTTGCTCTTTGTTGACTGTATAAAACTTACGTGGGAAACTAAAATGCCGCCAACAAGTTGAATTGCGTCTCACCGTCTCCGGAAGCACCAGATGACCTGGTTCCGGGGAGCCTCATGGGGAATAGAAGGACGGATTGGCCACTCGGGTGACATAGCGACAGACAAGATATTTTTATCGGACCTCTGAGCTCGCAAAATTCGGGCTGCTAGAAGAGAGAACGCAGTGAAGGGAACACTATAGGTGATGTGTTCTGTTGCTTAAGGTTGTAGTATGCACTCGATCCTGTTGCTTCATCGGGCAAAAATAGCGAGATCAAGCGGATATGTGTGATGGGTGCAACGAGGCAAGCTTTTTATGGCGAGGGGGGCCTGGGATAAAAACGGACGACAACCCATACGCGGACTTTGGGAGGCGCAAGAACAGTCTGATATTGGCTCCGAGAACACCGTCCCAAGCCAATTACATTTCCTTCAAAGAACCGTGTCCATTAGTCGAACCAGAgtacttcttttctttccctcAGGTTTGAGGGTCGAGTATGCCACAGGCGGCTAAGAAAGACAACCAGACACAACGAGCTCAGGATAAGGAGTCGAAGAGAGCTAGAGGTGCGAGCATTGAACCGATTAGTCAATCGGCTCAGCTGAACGCGAGTTGCAGGAGCCTTGTCGTGCGCGGAATGTAGACGGTAAGTCAATGTGCAAGCTTTATATAACCCACAACGATGGTTTCGTTGCTGGCAAGGGCGCATACATTTTCAAATTCTGCTAATAAATGATGCCGCCTCCCGATCGCGGGTCCCATTGGTTTGCTTGCGTGCAAGAGCAAAAGCTGACTGCTCGGCCCCCTATATTCCTAGGTTGAAGTTAAAATGCGACAAAACTGTTCCATGCTCAAGGTGTGTAGCAATCCTTGTCTACTTGATTGAACCAGGCTCACAGCATTTCGTCTCGTTAGCTGTAAACGAAGGGGCTGCTCAGCGATTTGTCCAAATGGCAGTCTTATCACTGGTCAAGGAACCAGGTGAGTAGCATACAATCCCCCCTCTGGTTGCATTGACGAGTTTTTTCAGGTTCGTATTGGCCGATACCGAGACCTTGCACCAGAAAATAGCCCAAATGTCCGACCGTATCCGTCAACTCGAGGACGCGCTTGCTATCTTACAATCCACGGTTGCAGGACCTGGTGGAGAACCGCATCCACTTTTACATCGCGATCTACTCAAAATCAAGTCATCTATTGAGTTACACTCCGCATCTGGGGCCGCAGGGGAAGATCCGCCAGCGCAGGACGGTgcagaagaggatgaggacggcAATGCCGAATACATTGATGCATTTGGAACCTTGGCCATTCGGGATGATGGGGCAGCAACGTTCTATGGCCGGTCAGCAGGCTCGGAAGTACgtttcatttcttttttcattggTCCCACTGGCTCGACGTTTTTCTACAACCAAACCAACGTTTTGACTTTTACTTCTGTAAACAGTCCCTATTGCTTGTGAGTACGCCTTTTTATCTCCTGATACATAGCTCATCGATTTATAGGGCGAGATTTCATCAGAGGCGTCTTCAACACATCCCACTTCTCCCAGCGACCGCGATCTTTCACCTCCTCTCAGACATCTATCTGCTGCCCCATCATACTCGGACTTTTCTGTCGCTTCCTCATCTCCGCATCAACATTTTGCGAATAGGTATCCCCAACAGCCATACAATCCTGACGGCTCCCTTCCGAATGCGATAACGTCATTTGCATCTGGATTTCCCCTCGCCCCCTCTCTTTCCGCTGGTAGTTCCTCAGCGGCATCGGTAATGTCATCGCCATCATCATTTGGCCCTTCTTCCCTCACACCGTTTACCCATTCCCAAAAGCACACCCTCACGTTACAAGATTTGACATCTCAATACCTTCCTCCATTTGTCGATGCTTTGAGACTGGTAAACCTCTATCTAGAGCAAGCACCTTGGTTCTTCGGTGCTGTCACGCAGAGGCAAATCGAACAAGAACTTATGCCACTATGGTATGAAGAGGCAGCTTCCGCCGTCCCATCGACCTCTACTCCTCCCGCAGGTGGTTTGGTAGTACAAACCAGCCCCGGAAGCGGCGTAAGCACGCCTCCTACGCCACGGACGGGAACATCTCACGACCTCGCCCTTTTGTTCATCGTATTTTGCTTCGGTGCATTGACGGACATCAACCTTCCTTCGCCTCCTGATAATGCCCCAGCTGAGAAATATTATCAGCTTACAAAAGTCGCCCTTACGTTAGATCCTGCGGCCCCTAATGGCGTTCCTGGTACATCATCTAGTTTGTGGACAGAATACGCCGATCTAACTACTTTTTCCTTGTGGTGTTCTTTGGCGCAGATCCTAAATCTACTCGGAATGGAATACTGGAACGCCCACCATCAGTGGCGACAGTGCAAACCCTCAGTTTGATGGCAATTTACGAGGGAATGTGTAGCGGTGAAAACAGTATCGAGACTACATGGGCACTCATGGGATTGGCTTGCAAATTATCTCAGAGCGTATGTGTTAAAACCAATTTGGTGCTTTTAGTACTGACAAGGAACGCTCTACTAGATCGGCTTGCGTTCGTATCGGTTTTTATTTCAAACGAGTTCACGCTGAACTAAAACAACACTATTACAGACCGTGATTGTGCACGATGGAAGCTGACTCCAGCAGAAGTTCAAAAGCGCAGAGCCTTGTTCTGGGAGCTTTTTATCACAGATTGTTGGCAGGTATGGCAGGTTTCAAAATCGAGCATACCAATTTAGCTGACATTTCCAATTTCTAGAGCTTGGCCACTGGACGACTGGCAACATTTTCTCTCCCATTCGTTGATTGCGAACTTCCTGCTGATCCAGACCAAACAATTGCAGAAGATGGTTCTGTTCAGCCTAGCTGTAAGACCTCGACATTTTACATTTTATGTGTCAACCCGTTGATTTGCATTTGACAGTTCCTTATTGGAAAGCTCGTTTCGGCGCCGAATGTGTTTCCGCTGTCGTACAAGGCACTCTCACGTCTCGTGCTCCTAAATACTCTATTATCCTGGATTTGGATCGCAAAGTTCGTGATATGGACCTGCCAGCTTATGCTCAAGGCCCGCCGCCACAGGGTCTTGGGCTGGCTCAGACAATGTCACACTTCATGCCCCAGAATTACCGTGAATTGAGTAGGTTTTTTTATTTGGATTTTATTTGAATAGCAAGGCTTCTAGTGTCTCATCATTATCTCTACTGTTTAGCTTTGCTTTATATCCATCGCTGCTTCTTCGCCCATGCCATCTCCAGTAATCCTTTGGATCCGATCAAGAGTCAATATGCTCCTTCGTTCTTGGCTGGATATCGTAGTGCTTGCACCATCATCGCTTCAGTTAAGCTACAATTTTCGATGTTCCCTGCCCAGATTGCACGATTTTGGGTGCTATGGACTCATGCATTTTCTGCTTCGGTAAGGCAATGTCATTCTTACCATTCATGTATTCATACTTACACGGTCTTTAGGTGATGTTGGCCTCAGTGGCGACTCATAGCTCAAGATCGAAGATAGCACTGGCCGCATTGCTGGAGTTAAAGACCGCATGTGAGCTCTTCGAAAGTGCGGCTAGCTATGGCGGAAGGGCGGTGAAATTCCTtgtacgttttttttttttacaaatgTTATGTTAAGTATTTTACTGACTAAGAATTGATTTGATACACCAGCCTATCCTTAAACGTTTGCAAGGCAAGGCTCAGACAGCCTGCCGCAACGCCAATAGCGGTGTTCCTGCCCCGATTCCTAATGATATATTCAAACCGTCACAAACCAACGAACCGAAGGATGAATTGTCAATATTCAGTGGCAAGACGCACACTTTAAGCACAAAAGCAACACCAACTGGAGGAACATCTGCGCAAACCTCATCCACTGCATCTGGACACAGCGCTCCTCCGAGGGCGTCCTCCAAGTCATCTCGTGCATCCAGCGATTCTCCGAAGGCGATCGCGGAGTATCCATCGTTTGCTAATGTCCATCCAAGCTTGGTTTCTGAGCTCAGTGTGTTCCACGGACACATCAAGACGCAGATACAGAATGCCTATCAGAATGGCAACGACCTGTTCAGTGGTAGTGTTCCGATGGTGGTCGATGCTCCGCCCCGCGTTCCTGCACCACAGCCAAAGATATCACCTCAGCCACCACAACCACAGTACCCAGCGCAGGTGCACCCACCACAGGCTCAATACCTACATCAGCAACAGACTATGTATCATGCGCAAATGAAGCAGGAACAGTTCGAGAGGCAGGAAGAAGAGAGGATACACATGGAGAGAATGGAGCAAGAAAGACGCGAGATGGAGCGAAGGGAGATGGAGAGACGCGAGATGGAGAGAAGGGAAATGGAGAGGCGCGAGATGGAGCAGCGCGAACTAGAGCGACAGGAAATGGAGAGGCAGCAACAGATGAAGCAACAAATCGATCTTCAGCGACGAGAGAGTCATCACTATGAAGTTCAaagacaacaacaacttcAGCAGGAAGCCCTTCATCGCCAGCAGCATAGTCAACAATATGACATGCGACACCAGCAAAGACCGGAAGAACTTCGCCAATTAGAGGAGGTCCAGCAGCATCAACCGCATCAAGCGCCTCAATATCACTCACAAACGTATGAAGCCACACCCCCACACAGTTCATACGGGGCCATGCCGCCTGCTCCTTCATCCTCTCATTCTCAACCTAGACGATCTATTGTAGATCATAATCCATACCggtcgcagcagcagccacaACAACACTACCAAACCATAaatcatcatcctcctcctttACCCCCTCACACCGTTCCTTCCCAACACCACCAGCAACCTCCTCAACATCTTGTCCAATCGCAGCATACTGGTCAGCACGAGCCGCCACATCAACAGCAACACACAATGTACAAtgctcctccttcctctcaTCATCCTAGTCCGGAGGGcatgtcgtcgtcgtcgtcagtaGGCTACAGCCCGCCAACAGCAACATACTCTTCGGCACCGGCACCGGCACCAGCCCAACTACATATGCAACCGCAGGCCCCGCCTACCGGATCGTACACTCAGGAATCATCGCCTGCATACGTCCCGGAAACGTACACATACTGGCCCGCGGCTTCCTCGTCCTTCGCTATGCCCGACCAGCGGTCGACAGGTCCTGGGTACACTGTTGGACCGGCGCATGCGCATCACCAACAATATACGCCAGAAAATGCGCTTCGAGGAATCGCTGCTGATGATCGAGGGCTGCAGGAGACATGGCAATCCTACATGAATAAGGTACGTGACCCCTATTTAGGACTTTGCTATCAATGGACTCACTTTCGCGGGTTTCAGGTTGGAACGCCTCGTCAGTTTTTTGAAGATTAGTCGTCATCACACGCTTTTGCATCATCGGGCGTTAAATCTATATATCATCTATTCCAATCTAATAGCATTTTGTGCGTCGTCATTTGTCAGGTTGATATAATATGTGTCACATTAGCGTTGTCCCCCGTCTGTCTCTTGAAACAACAAATATCTTGTCGACTTGTTTTCatgtttttattcttttcGTTCTCCTCGTACATACCCTACCATCGATTAATCAGTGTATAAGAAATAGATATGTATAACAAATCATTCCAATCGCGGATGATCAGAAACGCGCTGATGTCTAACTACAATCCTTTGCAAAGCAGTTTACCTCTTCCTACTTGCGCTTTACACAGTTCAATCTCCGTAGGCACCGCCAGAATAGAGGCGAGGAGTATGCCTGTGCCATCCGAAAATCCGATGGACCCAATCTTGAACTCGCGTTCTTGACGAGTTTGTTCAATGTCGTTGTTGGTCGTAGGGTCAGGCGGTTCGTGGTTAATACGGTAAAAGACGTTGACACTAataaaaagtgaaaaaaatttAGCAAAATAAGTTTGGCAAATGATGTAAGAGTTGGAAGAAAGAAGGGAATGAAGTGTACGTACTAGGCCAAACCTCCGCATATACCTTCTAAACTAACGAGGAGGAACACCAAGAACACACTCATAGACTCCCGCTCATCGCCAAAGAACCCAACCGCGGATTCATATCCCAAGAGAAGTAGAAGTATGAACTGGATGATAGCCGGCAGAGGCAAGAGCTGAGTCGGAAGAGCTGGCAGTCCGAGCGATATTGAAGATCGTGAGAGGAATACGGTTGCTTGGTATACGAGCTAATGTGGTTACAGATAAGAGATCCACAGATGGAGCAGAGACAAATTGGACGATGAATCAAGGTGAAAATAAACGACAGTGACTGACCTGCCAAAGTGGGTAGTAATCTCGGACGGAATGAATGATTTTACTCAGGAGCCAATGTCCCTCGCTGGTAGGGACAGGATAAAGCAGGGTTGGGCTTATACCCTGAATACg
It contains:
- a CDS encoding putative transcriptional regulatory protein C1F7.11c; translation: MPQAAKKDNQTQRAQDKESKRARGALSCAECRRLKLKCDKTVPCSSCKRRGCSAICPNGSLITGQGTRFVLADTETLHQKIAQMSDRIRQLEDALAILQSTVAGPGGEPHPLLHRDLLKIKSSIELHSASGAAGEDPPAQDGAEEDEDGNAEYIDAFGTLAIRDDGAATFYGRSAGSEGEISSEASSTHPTSPSDRDLSPPLRHLSAAPSYSDFSVASSSPHQHFANRYPQQPYNPDGSLPNAITSFASGFPLAPSLSAGSSSAASVMSSPSSFGPSSLTPFTHSQKHTLTLQDLTSQYLPPFVDALRLVNLYLEQAPWFFGAVTQRQIEQELMPLWYEEAASAVPSTSTPPAGGLVVQTSPGSGVSTPPTPRTGTSHDLALLFIVFCFGALTDINLPSPPDNAPAEKYYQLTKVALTLDPAAPNGVPVATVQTLSLMAIYEGMCSGENSIETTWALMGLACKLSQSVYRDCARWKLTPAEVQKRRALFWELFITDCWQSLATGRLATFSLPFVDCELPADPDQTIAEDGSVQPSFPYWKARFGAECVSAVVQGTLTSRAPKYSIILDLDRKVRDMDLPAYAQGPPPQGLGLAQTMSHFMPQNYRELTLLYIHRCFFAHAISSNPLDPIKSQYAPSFLAGYRSACTIIASVKLQFSMFPAQIARFWVLWTHAFSASVMLASVATHSSRSKIALAALLELKTACELFESAASYGGRAVKFLPILKRLQGKAQTACRNANSGVPAPIPNDIFKPSQTNEPKDELSIFSGKTHTLSTKATPTGGTSAQTSSTASGHSAPPRASSKSSRASSDSPKAIAEYPSFANVHPSLVSELSVFHGHIKTQIQNAYQNGNDLFSGSVPMVVDAPPRVPAPQPKISPQPPQPQYPAQVHPPQAQYLHQQQTMYHAQMKQEQFERQEEERIHMERMEQERREMERREMERREMERREMERREMEQRELERQEMERQQQMKQQIDLQRRESHHYEVQRQQQLQQEALHRQQHSQQYDMRHQQRPEELRQLEEVQQHQPHQAPQYHSQTYEATPPHSSYGAMPPAPSSSHSQPRRSIVDHNPYRSQQQPQQHYQTINHHPPPLPPHTVPSQHHQQPPQHLVQSQHTGQHEPPHQQQHTMYNAPPSSHHPSPEGMSSSSSVGYSPPTATYSSAPAPAPAQLHMQPQAPPTGSYTQESSPAYVPETYTYWPAASSSFAMPDQRSTGPGYTVGPAHAHHQQYTPENALRGIAADDRGLQETWQSYMNKVGTPRQFFED